The Lutibacter sp. Hel_I_33_5 genome has a window encoding:
- a CDS encoding HNH endonuclease → MATAPTVKRKPWHVERVQHQRTKDMRWFYNSRKWRNFSKDYKVRHPWCVDCEREGVVKASKVTDHIKTYEECPEAFDLDRLDDKYFQPQCTSHHNKKSGREAHKK, encoded by the coding sequence ATGGCAACAGCACCAACGGTTAAGAGGAAGCCATGGCACGTAGAACGTGTACAGCACCAGAGAACAAAAGATATGCGTTGGTTTTACAACAGTAGAAAGTGGCGCAACTTCTCTAAGGATTATAAGGTTAGGCATCCATGGTGTGTAGATTGTGAGCGCGAAGGTGTTGTTAAGGCTTCTAAGGTAACAGATCATATTAAAACTTATGAGGAGTGCCCAGAAGCATTTGATTTAGATAGGTTAGATGATAAATACTTTCAACCGCAATGTACAAGTCATCATAATAAAAAGTCTGGACGTGAGGCTCATAAAAAGTAA